From the Bacillus sp. FJAT-22090 genome, the window ATGTACGTAAGGCTCATGGTTTAAAAGCCATTTGACTGGTATCGTGAAAGTTTCCTCTACTTCTTGTTTGTTAAGAGAATATTCTTGTTGATCAATAGTTGCTACAAATGGATAGACGATAAACGAGGAGGTTGGAACATAGACACTCAATTGTCCAAGAACATGGATGGATGCTGGATCGACACCTAATTCTTCATGTGTTTCTCGAATGGCTGCGTCTGACGGAGACGCATCTGTTGGATCAATTCGCCCTCCTGGAAAGCTAATATCCCCTGGCTGACTTCTCATCGTCATTGAACGCACTTCAAAAAGAACATGCCATTCGTCATTTATTTGAACAAGCGGAATCAAAACTGCAAACCGCATCGCTGT encodes:
- a CDS encoding NUDIX hydrolase, which translates into the protein MFLDKMKNELKDQPLFIGEETAMRFAVLIPLVQINDEWHVLFEVRSMTMRSQPGDISFPGGRIDPTDASPSDAAIRETHEELGVDPASIHVLGQLSVYVPTSSFIVYPFVATIDQQEYSLNKQEVEETFTIPVKWLLNHEPYVHYVPVQPMPPTDFPYDKIANGNQYQWRARKIEEWFYDYEHYTIWGLTARILKHFIETIK